One window of the Candidatus Kaelpia imicola genome contains the following:
- a CDS encoding ATPase, T2SS/T4P/T4SS family: protein MQEREENFIGRLLLNVGVITEEGLEKALTEHKRTGEFLAATIVKLKLAREEDVFSILGEQLGVSFINLKTASISPEALEKVPARFALHYKIVPVSFKDNLLGIAISDPLNIQVLDDIRMLLNVDVKVYIAYEKSIVDAISKNYGLGAGTVEGLEDKEEVQEEREEDQGVEESSIINFVNQILTQAVKERATDIHIEPFEDELTIRYRIDGILYKTPLPQGAKQFQNAITSRIKIMASLNIAERRLPQDGKILFKMGEEEYDLRVSTLPTPEGESIDLRILSKTMLFNFKDLGLLEEDLSLLEQVLKRPNGVVFVTGPTGSGKTTTLYSCLQNLNTQDRKIITVEDPIEYRIKGITQIQVYPKIGLSFAYGLRSILRHDPDIILIGEVRDVETAEIAIRASLTGHLVFSTIHTNDAASGITRLLDMGIEPYLIASTVECFIAQRLVRVLCPKCKFKVKADDKILKTFGEKEEVDIYDAKGCEECKYTKYRGRTAIYEFLLVGSEIKDLIVKRSSANKIKEQAVKSGMGTLKMEGWQKIKQGMTTVDEILRVVSGEEFNEG, encoded by the coding sequence ATGCAGGAAAGAGAAGAGAACTTTATCGGACGGCTGCTTCTTAATGTAGGAGTTATAACAGAAGAGGGTCTGGAAAAAGCTCTTACTGAGCATAAAAGGACGGGTGAGTTTTTAGCAGCTACTATTGTTAAATTAAAACTTGCGCGGGAAGAAGATGTATTCAGTATCCTGGGCGAACAGTTAGGCGTAAGTTTTATAAATTTAAAAACTGCTTCTATTAGTCCTGAAGCTTTAGAGAAAGTGCCTGCCCGCTTTGCTTTACATTATAAAATTGTGCCGGTAAGTTTCAAAGATAATTTGCTGGGAATTGCAATATCCGACCCCTTAAATATCCAGGTTTTGGATGATATCAGAATGCTTTTAAACGTAGATGTCAAGGTTTACATTGCATATGAGAAAAGTATTGTTGATGCAATCAGCAAAAATTACGGTCTTGGAGCAGGGACAGTTGAGGGGTTAGAAGATAAGGAAGAAGTTCAGGAGGAGAGAGAAGAGGACCAGGGGGTTGAAGAGTCTTCAATTATAAATTTTGTAAATCAGATTTTAACGCAGGCGGTAAAAGAGAGAGCTACCGATATCCACATCGAGCCGTTTGAAGACGAATTAACAATTCGTTATAGAATAGACGGTATCTTGTATAAGACGCCTCTTCCTCAAGGGGCTAAGCAGTTTCAGAATGCAATTACGTCCCGCATAAAAATAATGGCCAGTTTAAATATTGCAGAGAGAAGGCTTCCTCAGGATGGAAAGATTCTCTTTAAGATGGGTGAGGAGGAGTATGATTTGAGGGTCTCAACCCTTCCTACCCCTGAAGGCGAGAGCATAGATTTAAGGATATTATCTAAAACGATGCTTTTTAATTTTAAAGATTTAGGATTGCTTGAAGAAGATCTCTCCCTGCTGGAGCAGGTACTGAAGAGACCTAACGGTGTGGTCTTTGTTACCGGCCCGACAGGAAGCGGGAAGACCACCACTCTCTATTCCTGTCTGCAGAATCTTAATACCCAGGACAGGAAGATTATTACGGTTGAAGACCCTATTGAGTATAGGATTAAGGGTATTACTCAAATTCAGGTCTATCCTAAAATCGGGTTATCTTTTGCCTATGGATTGCGGTCGATTTTAAGGCATGACCCGGATATTATTCTGATTGGCGAGGTGAGAGATGTTGAGACCGCAGAGATTGCAATCAGAGCGTCTCTAACGGGGCATCTTGTTTTTTCGACTATCCATACTAATGATGCGGCAAGCGGTATAACCCGCCTTTTGGATATGGGCATTGAACCCTATTTAATCGCTTCGACCGTGGAATGCTTTATTGCCCAGAGATTGGTCAGGGTCTTATGCCCGAAGTGTAAATTTAAGGTTAAAGCAGATGATAAAATATTAAAAACGTTTGGAGAGAAAGAAGAGGTTGACATATATGATGCCAAAGGGTGCGAAGAGTGTAAATATACCAAATATAGAGGCAGAACGGCTATTTATGAATTTCTGTTGGTTGGTTCTGAAATAAAAGATTTAATCGTAAAAAGAAGTTCGGCAAATAAGATCAAAGAGCAGGCTGTTAAATCCGGTATGGGGACTTTAAAGATGGAAGGCTGGCAGAAGATTAAACAGGGCATGACTACAGTTGATGAAATTTTGCGGGTGGTTTCAGGGGAAGAGTTTAACGAGGGATGA
- a CDS encoding type II secretion system F family protein — protein sequence MKTFYYKARNQNGELIEDKLNADSQHQAIEELTKKDFYILSLQAAEERAASLVRRKPKVKDVARFTARLSELVSSGVPILRALDLLENQFVNKPLGKIIADLVLRIRDGASFSESVDSLGVFPPILSALAAAGEAGGNLDSVLNEAANIFDKELDLKNKVKSAMFYPALVLTMGVLTVFFLLSFVIPKISGIFQDLGQALPLITRVVVTVSGIFAKFWWLFTILGVAVYIAFKKYTKSEEGKLLWDEFKLKIPIVNKIWIQRELILFSRSLGLLVKSGVPLVEALDLTKSVVSISRYKISIEKLKTDLKEGVSLSYGVRDFLPPEVTDMISVGEESGNLDNALLNIARNYEKELDYNLKVTTQLIEPLMILFVGCIVGVIIIAVLLPIFQLNMIIR from the coding sequence ATGAAAACTTTCTATTACAAGGCGCGTAATCAAAACGGAGAATTAATAGAAGATAAGCTGAATGCTGATTCACAGCATCAGGCGATTGAAGAGCTTACCAAAAAAGATTTTTACATACTCTCTCTACAGGCGGCAGAAGAGAGAGCTGCGTCTTTAGTCAGAAGAAAACCGAAGGTAAAAGATGTAGCGCGGTTTACAGCAAGGCTTTCAGAATTGGTTTCGTCGGGCGTGCCGATTTTAAGAGCTTTGGATTTACTGGAGAATCAGTTTGTCAATAAACCTCTGGGGAAGATAATAGCCGATCTGGTTTTGAGAATAAGAGACGGGGCAAGCTTCTCCGAGTCTGTTGATAGTTTGGGAGTATTTCCTCCTATTCTCTCTGCGTTGGCAGCGGCTGGTGAAGCGGGAGGTAATCTTGATTCAGTCTTAAATGAAGCAGCCAATATCTTTGATAAAGAGCTGGATTTAAAAAATAAAGTAAAATCGGCAATGTTTTATCCTGCACTGGTTCTTACAATGGGAGTTCTCACAGTTTTCTTTCTGCTCTCTTTCGTGATACCTAAGATTTCCGGAATTTTCCAGGATTTAGGCCAGGCGCTTCCCTTAATTACAAGGGTGGTTGTAACAGTCAGCGGTATTTTTGCAAAATTCTGGTGGCTCTTTACTATATTAGGAGTTGCAGTGTATATAGCGTTTAAAAAATATACCAAATCGGAGGAAGGGAAATTATTATGGGATGAATTTAAACTTAAAATTCCGATAGTTAATAAAATATGGATTCAGAGAGAGTTGATTTTATTCTCGAGAAGTTTAGGGCTGCTTGTAAAATCAGGGGTACCTTTGGTCGAGGCGCTTGATTTAACCAAGTCAGTGGTATCTATCAGCAGGTATAAAATAAGTATCGAAAAATTGAAAACAGATTTGAAAGAAGGAGTTTCGTTAAGTTACGGTGTAAGAGATTTCTTGCCTCCTGAGGTTACCGACATGATTTCAGTAGGCGAGGAGAGCGGCAATTTAGATAATGCTCTTTTGAATATTGCCCGAAATTATGAAAAAGAGTTGGATTATAATCTTAAAGTAACTACTCAGCTGATAGAGCCGTTAATGATCTTGTTTGTCGGGTG